CGGTGTACCCCTCCGCGAGATCCGTCTCGGCGGCGCGGGAGGAGGTGATCCGCTCCAGCCGGGCGAGCTGGAGGCGGTCGTCGAACGGAGTCGCCCCGGGGGCCCGGTGCAGCAGGGTCGTCATGTCGTAGGAGAACCGCTCGGCCTGCCAGACGCGGCGCAGGCAGGTCTGCGAGTAGGCGTCGAGCAGCTCGGATGATCCGGTGTCCCGCTGGTGGGTCAGGGCCCGGGCGAAGGTGACGACGTCACCGGCGGCGAGGTTCAGGCCCTTCGCGCCGGTCGGCGGCACGATGTGGGCGGCGTCGCCGGCGAGGAAGAGGCGGCCGTGACGCATGGGCTCGTGGACCCAGGAGCGCATGGGCGTGACCGACTTCTGGGTGATGGGGCCGCGCGCGAGGCGCCAGTCGTCGGCGGTCTCGAAGCGGCGCTCCAGCTCGTCCCAGATCGCCTCGTCGCCCCACTGCCCGGCGTCCGTGCCGTCGGGCACCTGGAGGTACAGGCGGGAGACGGCCGGCGAGCGCATGGAGAGCAGGGCGAAGCCCCGGTCGTGGCGGGCGTAGACCAGCTCGTCGTGCGAGGGCGGCACGTCGGCGAGGACGCCGAGCCAGCCGAAGGGGTACGTCCGTTCGAAGACCCTGGTGAGTCCGGCGGGGATCGCCTGGCGGGCCACGCCCCAGAATCCGTCGCAGCCGACGACGTAGGCGCACTCCAGGACGTCCTCGTGGCCCTCGTGCCGGAAGCGGATCCGCGGGGCGTCGGTGTCGGCGTCCTCTACGGCCAGCGCCTCCGCCTCGAAGAGCAGAGGTCCGCCCTCCTCGAGCTGGAGGGCGATGAGGTCCTTGCACATCTCGGTCTGGGCGTAGACCATCACGGACCGGCCGCCGGTGAGGGCGGGGAAGTCGACGCGGTGGCGCCTGCGGTCGAAGCGCAGCTCGATGCCGTCGTGGCGCAGCCCCTCGCGGTCCATGCGCTCCCCGGCGCCTGCCGCGCGCAGCGCGTCCGCCGTGCCCTGCTCCAGGATCCCGGCGCGCTGCCGCCGCTCGACGTAGGCGCGGTCGCGGCTCTCCAGGACGACCGCGTCGATGCCGGCGCTGTGGAGCAGCCGGGCGAGGAGGAGGCCGGCGGGGCCCGCTCCGATGATGCCGACGGTGGTGCGCATCGGACGACCTCTTCCCATCCACGTTCGTCAGGTGAAAATTCTTTCACCACGTGCAGGTGAGTCTCCGACGGCATGAGGCCGCTGTCAACGGGCACGCCGTGAACTCTTCAATGGACCACGCAGAGATCGGAAGGTGCCCGGAGCCGGACTCGAACCGGCACGCCCGCGAAGGGGCAGCGAGGTTTAAGCTCGCCGTGTCTGCATTCCACCATCCGGGCAGGCCGTGGGCTCCGCATCGAGGTTCCGAGACTATCCGGACGGGTCCCCCGAACAGCGGAAGCGTGGACCGATGTTGTCTTATTTTATTGACGTCTGAGGGTGCATCAGCACACGGAACACGCCATCCGCACTTGCCAATAGCCTTGCGTGCGGCGATCGGCCGCGTATGCGGAATGACGGAATTTCACCGCTTGAACGAGGGCACTCCACCTGTTCTCGACACCTCGGACGCATCGGTTCCGGACACCGGGGCCCCTCGGGGGCGTTCGTCATCCCCAGGTATGACATCGCCCCGCGCGGTCAGACCGCAGTCGGCCTTCGGAACCAGAACAACGGGTGACTACACGGCGGCGTGGGACCCGGACGATGGAACACGTCCTTCCCCCGTACAGCCATCCGACAGGAGAGCCATCCCGTGACCACCGCTTCCCTCGCCGACCGGGCCACCACCGCGGCCGCGCGCGCCACGGATCTGTCCAAGATCTACGGACAGGGTGAGACCCAGGTGGTCGCTCTGGACCGCGTCTCCGTCGACTTCCGGCAGGCCGAGTTCACCGCGATCATGGGCCCCTCCGGCTCCGGCAAGTCCACCCTCATGCACTGCGTGGCCGGTCTCGACTCCTTCTCCTCCGGGTCGGTGCGCATAGGCGACACCGAACTCGGCTCACTGAAGGACAAGCAGCTGACCAAGCTGCGCCGGGACAAGATCGGCTTCATCTTCCAGGCGTACAACCTGCTGCCGACCCTGACGGCCCTGGAGAACATCACCCTTCCGATGGACATCGCGGGGCGCAAGCCGGACAAGGAGTGGCTGGACTCCGTCATCCGGATGGTCGGTCTGGCGGACCGGCTCGGCCACCGGCCGTCCCAGCTGTCCGGCGGCCAGCAGCAGCGCGTCGCCGTGGCCCGGGCACTGGCCTCCCGGCCGGAGATCATCTTCGGCGACGAGCCCACCGGAAACCTCGACTCGCGCGCCGGCGCCGAGGTGCTGGGCTTCCTGCGCAACTCCGTGCGGGAGCTGGGCCAGACAGTGGTGATGGTGACCCACGACCCGGTGGCCGCGGCCTACGCGGACCGGGTCGTCTTCCTCGCGGACGGCCGGATCGTCGACGAGTTGTACGGGCCGACGGCCGACTCCGTGCTCGACCGCATGAAGGCGTTCGACGCCAAGGGCCGCACCAGCTGATCCCCCGTCAGGACCGACAGGACTGAGAAGAAGAACCCATGTTCCGTACCGCCTTGCGCAACGTGCTCGCGCACAAGGCCCGGCTCCTGATGACCGTACTCGCCGTGATGCTCGGCGTGGCCTTCGTGTCGGGGACCCTGGTCTTCACCAACACCATCTCCGACGCCTACCAGAAGAGTTCGGCGAAGGGCTTCGACCAGGTAGACGTCGCCATGACGGCGGACTACGAGGATGCCGAGGGCGACCAGGCCGGGAAACTCCACGAACTGACCCAGGCCGTGCTCGACAAGAGCGAGCGGGTGCCCGGGGCCGCGTCGGCCATCGGCGTCGTGCAGAACTTCACCGCCATCGCCGACAAGGACGGCAAGCTGATCGGCGAAGGCTTCCAGTCGCAGGGCGGCAACTACTGGGGCACCGAGGACCCCCGCTACCCGCTGGTCAGCGGGCACGCCCCCAAGGGCCGGGGCGAGATCCTCATCGACTCCGAGACGGCGAAGCGCGCCGGCTACAAGGTCGGCGACACCGTACGGATGTCCGTCGACGGGCCGGTCCTGACCCCGAAGATCACCGGCATCTTCACCACCGACGACGGCAACGTCGCGGCCGGCGGCAGCCTCACCCTGTTCGACACGGCGACCGCCCAGAAGCTGCTGGGCAAGCCGGGCGTGTACGACCAGATCGACGTCAAGGCCAAGCCGGGCGTCACGCAGGCCGCGCTGAAGGCGGAGCTGGACAGGGCGCTGCCCAAGGGCACCGTCTCGACGACCACCGGCAAGCAACTCGCCGACGACCAGGCGGACATGATCGCCCGTTCGATGAGCGGCATGCAGACGGCCCTGCTGGTCTTCGCCGGCATCGCCCTGTTCGTCGGCACGTTCATCATCGCCAACACCTTCACCATGCTGGTCGCCCAGCGCACCAAGGAGCTGGCGCTGATGCGCGCGGTCGGCGCCTCACGCCGGCAGGTGACGCGGTCGGTGCTCATCGAGGCGTTCGTGGTCGGCGCGGTCGCCGCCGTGACCGGGCTGGTCACGGGCATCGGCATCGGGGCCGGACTGCGCTCCCTGATGGGCTCGTTCGGCGCGACCGTGCCCGACGGGCCGCTCGTCGTCACGCCCGGCACGATCGTCGCCGCGCTCGCGGTCGGCATCCTGGTGACCATGCTGGCGGCGTGGCTGCCGGGCCGCCGGGCCGCGAAGATCCCGCCGGTGGCGGCCATGAGCAGCGTGCACGCCAAGGCCACGACCAAGTCGCTGGTGCTGCGCAACACGCTGGGCGCGCTGGTCTCGGCCGCGGGCATTGCGGTGGTCCTCGTGGCCACGACCATGGACGGCACGGACGGCCAGATGCCCATGGGCTTGGGCGCGGTACTGCTGATCATCGGCGTGTTCATCCTGACCCCGCTGCTGTCCCGCCCACTGATCGCCGCCGCCGCGCCGGTGCTGCGCGTCTTCGGCATCTCCGGCAAGCTGGCCCGGCAGAACTCGGTGCGCAACCCGCGCCGTACGGCCGCCACCGCCTCCGCGCTGATGATCGGCCTGACCCTGATCACCGGCATGACGGTGACGGCGGGCAGCCTCCAGCAGGCCATCGTGAAAATGGCGTCGGCGTCGATCAAGGCCGACTACGTGGTGTCCATGGCGAACGGCAATCCGCTGTCGCCGGACGTGGAGAAGCAGCTGAAGCAGGCCGGTGACGTCACCGCCACCAGCCCGATGCTCAACGCCGAGTCCCGCATCGACGGCCGGAGCGAGTACCTGACCGGCGTCAACGGCGCCGCGATCGGCGACCTGGCCGGCCCGAAGGTCGACGAAGGCTCCTTCAAGGTCGGCGGCAGCGACGTCGTCGTGGACAGCGAGACGGCCAAGTCCTACGGCTGGAAGGCCGGTTCCGCCTTCACCGTCTCCTTCGAGGACGGCAAGAAGCAAAAGCTCACGGTCGCCGGCACCTACGAGAGCAACGACTTCCTGCGCGGCATCCTTCTCGACGAGAAGACCCTCGCCCCGCACGAGTCGGACCCGTACAACATGAAGGTCATGGTGAAGACCGCGGACGGCACGTCCGGCGCGGTGCAGGACAAGCTGGAGAAGGCCCTCGGCACCAACCCGGGCATCAAGGTCCAGTCCAAGGCGGACATCTCCAACGAGATCGCGCAGATGGTCACGCTGATGCTGAACATGCTCTACGGCCTGCTCGCCATGGCGGTGATCGTGGCAGTTCTCGGCGTCATCAACACCCTGGCCATGTCGGTCTTCGAACGCTCCCAGGAGATCGGCATGCTCCGGGCGATCGGCCTGGAACGCAAGGGCATCAAGAGGATGGTCCGCCTGGAGTCCCTGGTGATCTCCCTGTTCGGCGGGGTGCTGGGCATCGGCCTGGGCGTGTTCTTCGGCTGGGCGGC
This is a stretch of genomic DNA from Streptomyces hawaiiensis. It encodes these proteins:
- a CDS encoding ABC transporter ATP-binding protein; amino-acid sequence: MTTASLADRATTAAARATDLSKIYGQGETQVVALDRVSVDFRQAEFTAIMGPSGSGKSTLMHCVAGLDSFSSGSVRIGDTELGSLKDKQLTKLRRDKIGFIFQAYNLLPTLTALENITLPMDIAGRKPDKEWLDSVIRMVGLADRLGHRPSQLSGGQQQRVAVARALASRPEIIFGDEPTGNLDSRAGAEVLGFLRNSVRELGQTVVMVTHDPVAAAYADRVVFLADGRIVDELYGPTADSVLDRMKAFDAKGRTS
- a CDS encoding 4-hydroxybenzoate 3-monooxygenase, producing MRTTVGIIGAGPAGLLLARLLHSAGIDAVVLESRDRAYVERRQRAGILEQGTADALRAAGAGERMDREGLRHDGIELRFDRRRHRVDFPALTGGRSVMVYAQTEMCKDLIALQLEEGGPLLFEAEALAVEDADTDAPRIRFRHEGHEDVLECAYVVGCDGFWGVARQAIPAGLTRVFERTYPFGWLGVLADVPPSHDELVYARHDRGFALLSMRSPAVSRLYLQVPDGTDAGQWGDEAIWDELERRFETADDWRLARGPITQKSVTPMRSWVHEPMRHGRLFLAGDAAHIVPPTGAKGLNLAAGDVVTFARALTHQRDTGSSELLDAYSQTCLRRVWQAERFSYDMTTLLHRAPGATPFDDRLQLARLERITSSRAAETDLAEGYTGFPLG
- a CDS encoding ABC transporter permease, coding for MFRTALRNVLAHKARLLMTVLAVMLGVAFVSGTLVFTNTISDAYQKSSAKGFDQVDVAMTADYEDAEGDQAGKLHELTQAVLDKSERVPGAASAIGVVQNFTAIADKDGKLIGEGFQSQGGNYWGTEDPRYPLVSGHAPKGRGEILIDSETAKRAGYKVGDTVRMSVDGPVLTPKITGIFTTDDGNVAAGGSLTLFDTATAQKLLGKPGVYDQIDVKAKPGVTQAALKAELDRALPKGTVSTTTGKQLADDQADMIARSMSGMQTALLVFAGIALFVGTFIIANTFTMLVAQRTKELALMRAVGASRRQVTRSVLIEAFVVGAVAAVTGLVTGIGIGAGLRSLMGSFGATVPDGPLVVTPGTIVAALAVGILVTMLAAWLPGRRAAKIPPVAAMSSVHAKATTKSLVLRNTLGALVSAAGIAVVLVATTMDGTDGQMPMGLGAVLLIIGVFILTPLLSRPLIAAAAPVLRVFGISGKLARQNSVRNPRRTAATASALMIGLTLITGMTVTAGSLQQAIVKMASASIKADYVVSMANGNPLSPDVEKQLKQAGDVTATSPMLNAESRIDGRSEYLTGVNGAAIGDLAGPKVDEGSFKVGGSDVVVDSETAKSYGWKAGSAFTVSFEDGKKQKLTVAGTYESNDFLRGILLDEKTLAPHESDPYNMKVMVKTADGTSGAVQDKLEKALGTNPGIKVQSKADISNEIAQMVTLMLNMLYGLLAMAVIVAVLGVINTLAMSVFERSQEIGMLRAIGLERKGIKRMVRLESLVISLFGGVLGIGLGVFFGWAAGELLASKMATYELVLPWARMGVFLLLAATVGILAALWPARRAARLNMLDAIKAE